A single window of Phycisphaeraceae bacterium DNA harbors:
- a CDS encoding AtpZ/AtpI family protein → MAKGELFNQKEMRRLWGVSAMGMELAGAIAILALLGWAADRQLGSEPWLLFVGIVIGTVGGGVNFIRRARAMTRVNSANGGWDRPRTRPGGAPMPPKGPEAYEKMLEEEKARAARRAAGAGEDHP, encoded by the coding sequence ATGGCTAAGGGCGAACTGTTCAACCAGAAAGAGATGCGCCGGCTCTGGGGGGTCAGCGCGATGGGCATGGAGCTGGCCGGCGCGATCGCGATCCTGGCCCTGCTGGGGTGGGCCGCCGACCGGCAACTGGGCAGCGAGCCCTGGCTGCTGTTCGTGGGGATCGTCATCGGGACGGTGGGTGGCGGGGTCAACTTCATCCGTCGGGCCCGGGCGATGACGCGCGTGAACAGCGCCAACGGGGGGTGGGACCGCCCGCGCACCCGCCCGGGCGGCGCGCCCATGCCCCCGAAGGGGCCCGAGGCGTACGAGAAGATGCTCGAGGAAGAGAAGGCCCGGGCCGCGCGGCGGGCGGCCGGAGCCGGGGAGGATCACCCGTGA
- the atpB gene encoding F0F1 ATP synthase subunit A, which produces MTTTTLAADPLGHVLDKTLFDTGTFLGAMTMHTVTLFLAALLTIWAMTKAAKAIATGPETMGNDRYLARGPFGQLIEVIAFYMRDTVIMPQLGEKQGRRLTPFLLTLFFFILFNNMLGLVPILDLQHLIGGLGWGDSHFAVVGGTATGRLAVTGGLATIAFIVWQINGIRESGLKGWAAHFMGGAPWYIAPIMVPVELMGMFVKPFALALRLFANMTAGHVLLAVLLGFTAAAPAALGWAMGSPVMILALLGGVAIFFLEIFVGFLQAFIFMFLTTLFIAQLSHHHHDEHEHEHDDHHAHAPAAAH; this is translated from the coding sequence ATGACGACGACCACACTCGCCGCCGATCCGCTGGGCCATGTGCTCGACAAGACCCTGTTCGACACCGGGACCTTCCTCGGCGCGATGACGATGCACACCGTCACGCTCTTCCTGGCCGCCCTTCTGACGATCTGGGCGATGACGAAGGCCGCCAAGGCGATCGCGACGGGCCCCGAGACGATGGGCAACGACCGCTACCTGGCGCGCGGGCCCTTCGGGCAGTTGATCGAGGTCATCGCGTTCTACATGCGCGACACCGTGATCATGCCGCAGCTGGGCGAGAAGCAGGGACGCCGGCTGACCCCCTTCCTGCTCACCCTGTTCTTCTTCATCCTGTTCAACAACATGCTCGGGCTGGTCCCGATCCTCGACCTCCAGCACCTCATCGGCGGGCTGGGTTGGGGCGATTCGCACTTCGCCGTCGTGGGCGGGACGGCGACCGGTCGCCTCGCCGTGACCGGCGGGCTCGCGACCATCGCGTTCATCGTGTGGCAGATCAACGGCATCCGCGAGTCCGGCCTCAAGGGCTGGGCGGCCCACTTCATGGGCGGCGCGCCGTGGTACATCGCCCCGATCATGGTGCCGGTCGAGCTGATGGGCATGTTCGTCAAGCCCTTCGCGCTGGCCCTGCGTCTGTTCGCGAACATGACCGCCGGCCACGTGCTCCTCGCGGTGCTGCTGGGCTTCACCGCCGCCGCCCCGGCTGCGCTGGGCTGGGCGATGGGCTCTCCGGTGATGATCCTCGCGCTGCTGGGCGGCGTGGCGATCTTCTTCCTCGAGATCTTCGTCGGCTTCCTGCAGGCCTTCATCTTCATGTTCCTGACGACGCTCTTCATCGCGCAGCTGTCGCACCACCACCACGACGAGCACGAGCACGAGCACGACGACCACCACGCGCACGCCCCTGCCGCGGCGCACTGA
- the atpE gene encoding ATP synthase F0 subunit C, with the protein MKIATLVKYTVAAGVAVAFASSPALAQAGTETVVTIPNWGKGVGAGLAAGLAVIGGGLGIGKIGSSAVESIARQPEASGTIGTNMIIAAALVEGATLFAVLGGFLALLAA; encoded by the coding sequence ATGAAGATCGCCACCCTCGTCAAGTACACCGTCGCCGCCGGCGTCGCCGTCGCGTTCGCCTCCTCCCCCGCCCTCGCGCAGGCCGGGACCGAGACCGTCGTCACCATCCCCAACTGGGGCAAGGGCGTCGGCGCGGGTCTCGCCGCGGGTCTCGCGGTCATCGGCGGCGGCCTGGGCATCGGCAAGATCGGCTCCTCCGCCGTCGAGTCGATCGCTCGCCAGCCCGAGGCCTCCGGCACCATCGGCACCAACATGATCATCGCGGCCGCGCTCGTCGAAGGCGCGACCCTGTTCGCGGTCCTGGGCGGCTTCCTCGCCCTGCTCGCGGCGTGA
- the atpF gene encoding F0F1 ATP synthase subunit B produces the protein MKPTSRVLAAALGLPALVSPALAAAEEGASPMSFELIQYFATLVTFAIVLAILGKVVWPKILGALEDRQNKIRAEIQAAEDARKQAAAALERYEKSLAEARAEAQQLIEKTKAEQSTLAADLRARADAELTILRERAQRDIEAAKKQAVSEIYTQAAVLATDLAAKILKRELSAADQRRMIDESIGQLEASRN, from the coding sequence ATGAAGCCCACTTCTCGTGTCCTCGCCGCCGCCCTCGGCCTCCCGGCACTCGTCTCCCCCGCGCTCGCGGCGGCGGAGGAGGGCGCGAGCCCGATGTCCTTCGAGCTGATCCAGTATTTCGCCACGCTGGTCACCTTCGCGATCGTGCTCGCGATCCTCGGCAAGGTCGTGTGGCCCAAGATCCTGGGCGCCCTCGAGGACCGCCAGAACAAGATCCGCGCCGAGATCCAGGCCGCCGAGGACGCGCGCAAGCAGGCCGCCGCAGCCCTCGAGCGCTACGAGAAGTCGCTCGCCGAGGCCCGCGCCGAGGCCCAGCAGCTGATCGAGAAGACCAAGGCCGAGCAGTCGACCCTCGCCGCCGACCTGCGTGCGCGGGCCGACGCCGAGCTGACGATCCTGCGCGAGCGCGCCCAGCGCGACATCGAGGCCGCCAAGAAGCAGGCGGTCAGCGAGATCTACACCCAGGCCGCGGTCCTCGCGACCGACCTGGCCGCCAAGATCCTCAAGCGAGAGCTCTCCGCCGCCGACCAGCGCCGCATGATCGACGAGTCGATCGGCCAGCTCGAAGCGTCGCGCAACTGA
- the atpH gene encoding ATP synthase F1 subunit delta, whose product MPLHEGQPDAVARLYAASLFEVAEAKGGQTNIENLGAQLGDIVELARADARFAEFLSSKILAVKDRRASIKKMFEGKADPIIVNLMLVLNDKERLGHLGVIARAYDEIVQARFGRVEVDVITVHPVDDDQMESLKNKLQAKLGKEPVLHRYHDPSMIGGLKLRVGDQLYDASVQTRLRRLRERLSTQGAAAMKAQIGRLIEDNS is encoded by the coding sequence ATGCCCCTGCACGAAGGACAGCCCGACGCCGTCGCCCGCCTCTACGCCGCGAGTCTCTTCGAGGTCGCCGAGGCCAAGGGCGGCCAGACGAACATCGAGAACCTCGGGGCCCAGCTGGGCGACATCGTCGAGCTCGCGCGCGCCGACGCGCGTTTCGCCGAGTTCCTCTCGTCCAAGATCCTCGCCGTCAAAGACCGGCGCGCCTCCATCAAGAAGATGTTCGAGGGCAAGGCCGACCCGATCATCGTCAACCTGATGCTCGTGCTCAACGACAAGGAGCGCCTCGGGCATTTGGGCGTGATCGCCCGCGCCTACGACGAGATCGTCCAGGCGCGCTTCGGGCGCGTCGAGGTCGATGTCATCACCGTCCACCCGGTCGACGACGACCAGATGGAATCCCTGAAGAACAAGCTGCAGGCCAAGCTGGGCAAGGAGCCCGTCCTGCACCGCTACCACGACCCCTCGATGATCGGCGGGCTCAAGCTGCGCGTGGGCGACCAGCTCTACGACGCGAGCGTCCAGACCCGCCTCCGGCGCCTGCGCGAGCGCCTCTCCACGCAGGGCGCCGCCGCCATGAAGGCGCAGATCGGGCGCCTGATCGAGGACAACAGCTGA
- a CDS encoding SIMPL domain-containing protein (The SIMPL domain is named for its presence in mouse protein SIMPL (signalling molecule that associates with mouse pelle-like kinase). Bacterial member BP26, from Brucella, was shown to assemble into a channel-like structure, while YggE from E. coli has been associated with resistance to oxidative stress.) — MRTTTLIPSLVTLAAMLGCAASSVAQDSPRGGLVVRAESAEPMIVVSATGMVEVAPDEARVLVSVVTEAKTAEEAVRENNRRTGAVVDALNRVGLGDRAVTTAGFQVSPRYNFDPKTGRQLGILGYTVTNTVEVKTGRLELTGKAIEEAINAGANQILSLQFGLKDSSEARMGAVADAVTKARADARTVAMVSNLELGAPRRVTVERDFARPFLAKDMVAMRAASMEMDGAGQPPVNPGLITVTANVTIEYSFTTR, encoded by the coding sequence ATGCGCACGACCACGCTCATCCCGTCGCTCGTCACGCTCGCCGCGATGCTCGGCTGCGCCGCGTCGAGCGTCGCGCAGGACAGCCCGCGCGGCGGGCTGGTCGTTCGCGCCGAGTCGGCCGAGCCGATGATCGTGGTCAGCGCCACCGGCATGGTCGAGGTCGCCCCCGACGAGGCGCGTGTGCTCGTGAGCGTCGTCACCGAGGCGAAGACCGCCGAGGAAGCGGTCCGCGAGAACAACCGTCGCACCGGCGCCGTCGTCGACGCGCTGAACCGCGTCGGGCTGGGCGACAGGGCGGTGACCACCGCCGGGTTCCAGGTCTCGCCCCGCTACAACTTCGACCCCAAGACGGGGCGCCAGCTGGGCATCCTGGGCTACACGGTCACGAACACCGTCGAGGTGAAGACCGGGCGGCTCGAGCTGACCGGCAAGGCGATCGAGGAAGCGATCAACGCCGGGGCGAACCAGATCCTCTCGCTGCAGTTCGGGCTCAAGGACTCCTCCGAGGCGCGGATGGGCGCCGTCGCCGACGCCGTCACCAAGGCCCGCGCCGACGCGCGCACCGTGGCGATGGTCTCGAACCTCGAGCTCGGCGCGCCGCGGCGGGTCACCGTCGAACGCGACTTCGCGCGACCCTTCCTCGCCAAGGACATGGTCGCGATGCGCGCCGCCTCGATGGAGATGGACGGCGCCGGCCAGCCCCCCGTCAACCCAGGACTCATCACCGTCACCGCCAACGTGACCATCGAATACTCGTTCACGACACGCTGA
- the atpA gene encoding F0F1 ATP synthase subunit alpha, with protein sequence MKIRTDEITSIIKQEIEQYSTELEVSEVGRVVSIGDGIAQIYGLSNAMAGELLEFQTSEGAVMGQVFNIELDTIGAVVYGDYLNIKEGDTVRSTGRLLDVPVGEEMLGRVIDPLGQAIDGGPEIRTAQRRKVDIIAPGIADRQPVHEPLQTGIKAIDAMIPIGRGQRELIIGDRKTGKTAVAIDTIVNQKRYWGTPEAVVCIYVAVGQKESTVAAVVEALKANGAMEYTVVVSAGASDPAPMQYIAPYTGTTIGEYFMWQGKEGKTPKHALVIYDDLSKQAVAYRQLSLLLRRPPGREAYPGDVFYLHSRLLERATKLSKENGAGSLTALPIIETQEGDVSAYIPTNVISITDGQIYLEPELFFAGQRPAINAGISVSRVGGSAQIKAMKKIAGSLRLDLASFRELEAFAQLGTELDKATQRQLDRGRRMVELLKQPQYQPMDVTDQVISIYAGTKGYLDDVPVPQVGEFEKGMLAYFHADAIAIRNAIAEKKELNDQIETDLKNALTTYKNSWKSKQKK encoded by the coding sequence ATGAAGATCAGAACCGACGAGATCACCAGCATCATCAAGCAGGAGATCGAGCAGTACTCCACGGAGCTCGAAGTCTCCGAGGTCGGACGCGTCGTTTCCATCGGCGACGGCATCGCGCAGATCTACGGCCTGTCCAACGCGATGGCCGGCGAGCTCCTCGAGTTCCAGACCTCCGAAGGCGCCGTCATGGGCCAGGTCTTCAACATCGAGCTCGACACCATCGGCGCGGTCGTCTACGGCGACTACCTGAACATCAAGGAAGGCGACACCGTCCGCTCGACGGGCCGCCTCCTCGACGTCCCCGTCGGCGAGGAGATGCTCGGGCGCGTCATCGACCCCCTGGGCCAGGCCATCGACGGCGGCCCCGAGATCCGCACCGCCCAGCGCCGCAAGGTCGACATCATCGCCCCCGGCATCGCCGACCGTCAGCCCGTGCACGAGCCCCTGCAGACCGGCATCAAGGCCATCGACGCCATGATCCCCATCGGTCGCGGCCAGCGCGAGCTCATCATCGGCGACCGCAAGACCGGCAAGACCGCCGTCGCGATCGACACCATCGTCAACCAGAAGCGCTACTGGGGCACCCCCGAAGCCGTCGTGTGCATCTACGTCGCGGTCGGCCAGAAGGAGTCCACCGTCGCCGCCGTCGTCGAGGCCCTCAAGGCCAACGGCGCGATGGAGTACACGGTGGTCGTCTCCGCCGGCGCGTCCGACCCGGCCCCGATGCAGTACATCGCGCCCTACACCGGCACGACCATCGGCGAGTACTTCATGTGGCAGGGCAAGGAGGGCAAGACCCCCAAGCACGCCCTCGTGATCTACGACGACCTTTCGAAGCAGGCCGTCGCGTACCGCCAGCTCTCTCTCCTCCTGCGCCGCCCCCCGGGCCGCGAGGCGTACCCCGGCGACGTGTTCTATCTGCACTCCCGCCTCCTCGAGCGCGCCACCAAGCTCTCCAAGGAGAACGGCGCCGGCTCGCTCACCGCGCTGCCCATCATCGAGACGCAGGAAGGCGACGTGTCGGCCTACATCCCGACCAACGTCATCTCCATCACCGACGGCCAGATCTACCTCGAGCCCGAGCTCTTCTTCGCCGGTCAGCGCCCCGCCATCAACGCCGGCATCTCGGTCTCCCGAGTCGGCGGCAGCGCGCAGATCAAGGCCATGAAGAAGATCGCCGGCTCCCTCCGACTCGACCTCGCGTCGTTCCGCGAGCTCGAGGCCTTCGCCCAGCTCGGCACCGAGCTCGACAAGGCCACCCAGCGCCAGCTCGATCGCGGGCGTCGCATGGTCGAGCTCCTCAAGCAGCCCCAGTACCAGCCGATGGACGTGACCGACCAGGTCATCTCGATCTACGCCGGCACCAAGGGCTACCTCGACGACGTGCCGGTGCCCCAGGTCGGTGAGTTCGAGAAGGGCATGCTCGCCTACTTCCACGCCGACGCGATCGCGATCCGCAACGCCATCGCCGAGAAGAAGGAACTGAACGACCAGATCGAGACCGATCTGAAGAACGCGCTCACGACCTACAAGAACAGCTGGAAGAGCAAGCAGAAGAAGTAA
- a CDS encoding PQQ-dependent sugar dehydrogenase, translated as MPRHGFAVASFAICLTTGAHAQRILPEILEGRYTITLEQVASGLSGPAFPGGPTQFAPTALREFPDGSGRLAIATLGGVVRIVDANGALLETPLLDTTTGNPLADLSRPGNYGMTGFTFHPGFADPQSPGFRALYTVTTEIAGAGAPDFTTNPTGESHQDALAEWRVRADDPNSVDPASRRVLMRVRQPRQDHNLNDLAFGPDGMLFIASGDGGNTIASSSNGQNASSIFGAILRIDVDRLPGNALSANAQYAIPSDNPFAQSAGNEAKEIYAFGFRNPFRISFDSATGDLFAGSVGQRSVESVYRVVAGANHGWNLKEGSFLYDPAINFSGPPNSVLPDLPGKDGLTLAQRLGLIDPIAEYDHVEGLSVTGGYVARGDSASRLNGRYLFGDFINGRLFSIRAPEGGVITRLRIDPAGAAPPARLYSFAQDESGGIYILGGNASGASAFVLKIVGASADQCPGDANGDDIVNFADLNTVLSAFGATGPGIPGDLNGDGTVNFSDLNLVLSAFGTGCE; from the coding sequence ATGCCCCGACACGGTTTCGCCGTCGCTTCGTTTGCGATCTGTTTGACGACCGGCGCCCACGCGCAGCGCATCCTCCCCGAGATCCTCGAGGGGCGCTACACGATCACGCTCGAACAGGTCGCGTCCGGGCTCTCGGGCCCGGCGTTCCCCGGTGGGCCGACGCAGTTCGCGCCCACGGCGCTGCGCGAGTTCCCCGACGGGTCGGGGCGGCTCGCGATCGCCACGCTGGGCGGCGTGGTCAGGATCGTCGACGCGAACGGCGCGCTGCTCGAGACTCCCCTGCTCGACACCACGACCGGCAACCCGCTCGCCGACCTCTCGCGCCCGGGCAACTACGGCATGACCGGGTTCACCTTTCACCCCGGGTTCGCCGACCCGCAGAGCCCCGGCTTCCGCGCGCTCTACACGGTCACCACCGAGATCGCCGGCGCCGGCGCCCCGGATTTCACCACCAACCCCACCGGCGAGAGCCACCAGGACGCGCTCGCGGAATGGCGCGTGCGCGCCGACGACCCCAACAGCGTCGACCCCGCCTCCCGGCGCGTGCTGATGCGCGTGCGCCAGCCCAGGCAGGACCACAATCTCAACGACCTCGCCTTCGGGCCCGATGGCATGCTGTTCATCGCGTCGGGCGACGGCGGCAACACGATCGCCAGCTCGTCGAACGGACAAAACGCCTCGTCGATCTTCGGCGCGATCCTGCGCATCGATGTCGACCGTCTCCCCGGCAACGCGCTCAGCGCCAACGCCCAGTACGCGATCCCCTCCGACAACCCCTTCGCGCAGTCGGCAGGGAACGAAGCGAAAGAGATCTACGCCTTCGGCTTCCGCAACCCGTTCCGCATCTCGTTCGACAGCGCCACCGGCGACCTGTTCGCCGGGAGCGTGGGCCAGCGCAGCGTCGAGTCCGTGTACCGCGTCGTCGCCGGGGCCAACCACGGCTGGAACCTGAAGGAAGGGAGCTTCCTCTACGACCCGGCGATCAACTTCTCCGGGCCGCCGAACTCGGTGCTGCCCGACCTGCCTGGAAAGGACGGCCTGACGCTCGCGCAGCGCCTGGGACTGATCGACCCCATCGCCGAGTACGACCACGTCGAGGGCCTGTCCGTCACGGGCGGGTATGTCGCGCGCGGCGACTCGGCGTCGCGCCTCAACGGGCGCTATCTCTTCGGCGACTTCATCAACGGGCGCCTGTTCTCGATCCGCGCGCCCGAGGGCGGCGTGATCACCCGTCTGCGCATCGACCCCGCCGGCGCTGCCCCCCCGGCGCGCCTGTATTCCTTCGCGCAGGACGAATCGGGCGGGATCTACATCCTCGGGGGCAACGCGAGCGGCGCCAGCGCGTTCGTCCTCAAGATCGTCGGCGCGAGCGCCGACCAGTGCCCGGGCGACGCCAACGGCGACGACATCGTCAACTTCGCCGATCTGAACACGGTCCTCAGCGCGTTCGGCGCGACGGGCCCGGGAATCCCCGGGGATCTGAACGGAGACGGGACAGTGAATTTCAGCGATCTCAACCTCGTGCTGAGCGCGTTCGGGACCGGCTGCGAGTAA
- a CDS encoding MFS transporter: MAAARRWYPGYTVAGVSTLAFIATAPGQTFIISQFNTPLRDAFGIGELTLNVAYTVATVLASLPLVLVGSMTDRLGPRRALALVALLFGLSCAAMGLASGAISVFVGFFLLRFLGQGALSLVSQHALAMWFHRRLGAIHGVKQVVIFGVWVPFPFLASWLIEQAGWRLAFVVLGALVCATVIPLSLWLVRDRPEDLGLRIDNDPAPDGSGATNAHEPGFTLRQARRTRAFWIIAAAFFVSPLIGTAFLFDIQPILAQRGMTPTHAAAAVSVWTLSMSAMALPSGFLTDRLRPAALMSAGMGLIALSAVALWAASAPWGASLALGLFGVGQSLVATSGNAAIARSYGRAHHGAIRASVARLAVIGTGLGSTFTGLSAALTGGYALAMILFVAMAVPVSIACATLAAPAPPPPSDDPG, translated from the coding sequence ATGGCCGCTGCGCGCCGCTGGTATCCCGGCTACACCGTCGCCGGCGTCTCGACGCTCGCGTTCATCGCGACGGCGCCCGGGCAGACCTTCATCATCTCGCAGTTCAACACCCCGCTGCGCGACGCGTTTGGGATCGGCGAACTGACGCTGAATGTCGCGTACACCGTCGCGACGGTGCTCGCCTCGCTGCCTCTCGTGCTCGTGGGCTCGATGACCGACCGGCTCGGTCCGCGCAGGGCCCTCGCGCTCGTGGCGCTCCTGTTCGGTCTGTCCTGCGCGGCGATGGGGCTGGCGTCCGGGGCGATCTCGGTGTTCGTCGGGTTCTTCCTGCTGCGATTCCTCGGACAGGGCGCGCTGTCGCTCGTGAGCCAGCACGCGCTCGCGATGTGGTTCCACCGGCGTCTTGGCGCGATCCACGGCGTCAAGCAGGTGGTCATCTTCGGGGTGTGGGTCCCGTTCCCGTTCCTGGCGTCGTGGCTCATCGAGCAGGCCGGGTGGCGCCTGGCGTTCGTCGTGCTCGGCGCGCTGGTGTGTGCGACGGTCATACCGCTGTCTCTGTGGCTCGTGCGCGACCGGCCCGAAGACCTCGGCCTGCGCATCGATAACGACCCGGCGCCGGACGGATCCGGCGCAACCAACGCGCATGAGCCGGGCTTCACGCTGCGCCAGGCCAGGCGCACGCGCGCGTTCTGGATCATCGCCGCGGCCTTCTTCGTGTCGCCCCTGATCGGCACGGCGTTCCTGTTCGATATCCAGCCGATCCTCGCGCAGCGCGGGATGACGCCGACGCACGCCGCCGCCGCCGTCAGCGTGTGGACGCTCTCGATGAGCGCCATGGCGCTGCCTTCGGGGTTCCTGACCGATCGCCTCCGTCCCGCGGCGCTGATGTCCGCCGGGATGGGGCTGATCGCGCTGAGCGCCGTCGCGCTGTGGGCGGCGAGCGCGCCGTGGGGCGCGTCGCTCGCCCTCGGGCTGTTCGGCGTCGGGCAGTCGCTGGTCGCGACGAGCGGGAACGCGGCGATCGCGCGCTCGTACGGGCGCGCGCACCACGGGGCGATCCGCGCCTCGGTCGCGCGCCTCGCGGTGATCGGGACCGGGCTCGGCTCGACCTTCACCGGCCTGAGCGCCGCCCTGACCGGGGGGTACGCGCTCGCGATGATCCTCTTCGTCGCGATGGCCGTTCCCGTCTCGATCGCGTGCGCCACGCTTGCCGCCCCTGCTCCGCCGCCCCCGAGCGACGATCCGGGGTGA
- a CDS encoding SDR family NAD(P)-dependent oxidoreductase codes for MSPSADSQGQRFESAFAGVRVVVTGGAGFIGSHLVDALLDVGATVTVVDDLSTGDADRLFARLDDAPDRLRFIHGSILDRDALDDAMERAAIVYHLAAMSSAPESLADPERCFAVNARGTIESIQAARIAKAQRIILASTAAVYGLTPRTPSREDAPIEPASPYGASKAAGEAVIRAWPAAYADIDTLSLRLFNVYGPRQRLRGGDEGAVVSAFLHAVERGETPIVYGDGEQTRDFVFVRDVVRAFLLAGARPEPFGGVAINVGTSGTTTVNQLLAACAKACGKPGVEPMRAPGRAGDPRVSRADVSLADSALGFHAATPLDEGLAETVEWLRSVRADPDPSSPPGSPDTPGNPDDAGHPHARPRAPEVRVRHGGATHQGRRPGR; via the coding sequence ATGTCCCCATCGGCGGATAGTCAGGGTCAGCGCTTTGAGTCCGCCTTCGCGGGGGTGCGTGTCGTCGTCACCGGCGGCGCGGGGTTCATCGGCTCGCACCTGGTCGACGCGCTCCTCGATGTCGGCGCGACGGTCACTGTCGTCGACGACCTCTCCACCGGCGACGCCGACCGGCTCTTCGCGCGCCTCGACGATGCGCCGGACCGGCTCCGCTTCATCCACGGCAGCATCCTCGACCGCGACGCCCTCGACGACGCGATGGAGCGCGCCGCGATCGTCTATCACCTTGCCGCCATGTCGTCGGCGCCCGAGTCGCTCGCCGACCCCGAGCGCTGCTTCGCCGTCAACGCGCGAGGGACCATCGAGAGCATCCAGGCGGCGCGCATCGCCAAGGCGCAACGCATCATCCTCGCGAGCACCGCCGCCGTCTACGGGCTCACGCCCAGGACCCCCTCGCGCGAGGACGCGCCGATCGAGCCCGCCTCTCCCTACGGCGCCAGCAAGGCCGCCGGCGAAGCGGTCATCCGCGCCTGGCCCGCCGCCTACGCAGACATCGACACGCTCAGTCTGCGCCTGTTCAATGTCTACGGCCCGCGCCAGCGCCTCCGGGGTGGCGACGAGGGCGCCGTCGTCAGCGCGTTCCTCCACGCCGTCGAACGGGGCGAAACGCCCATCGTCTACGGCGACGGCGAGCAGACCCGCGACTTCGTCTTCGTCCGCGATGTCGTCCGCGCGTTCCTCCTCGCCGGCGCGCGACCCGAGCCCTTCGGGGGCGTCGCGATCAATGTCGGCACGAGCGGCACGACCACCGTCAATCAGCTCCTCGCCGCCTGCGCCAAGGCGTGCGGCAAGCCGGGCGTCGAGCCCATGCGCGCGCCCGGGCGCGCCGGAGACCCGCGCGTGTCGCGCGCCGATGTCTCCCTCGCCGACAGCGCCCTCGGCTTCCATGCCGCCACCCCGCTCGACGAGGGGCTCGCCGAGACCGTCGAGTGGCTGCGCTCCGTCCGCGCCGACCCGGACCCCTCCAGCCCCCCCGGCAGCCCGGACACCCCGGGCAATCCCGACGACGCCGGGCACCCCCACGCCAGGCCGCGAGCCCCCGAGGTCCGCGTGCGCCACGGCGGGGCGACCCACCAAGGGCGACGCCCGGGCAGGTGA
- a CDS encoding Fic family protein, which translates to MDDLDLDIAGGGEGNAERRAHPRAGALSPVSAGGYRTFEPVGLPPVGLDLGRLEPALSAANLAVGRLDGLSRFVPSVDLFVALFIRKEAVLSSRIEGTQATLDDVLRFEAGATVRADDLSRDDEALLEDVGEVFSYLRAMNECLRRVRAGERISLGMITDAHATLLGSGGRSGGCSGGYSGGGRVRETQNWIAAQGGSPSRSGVGDAIFVPPAPETVGAHLDDLFQFIRVDSTGTGGLPTLVRAGVAHAQFETIHPFLDGNGRLGRLLVTLMLVREGAMRAPLLYLSAFLTAHKPDYYAKLTAIRERGDWEGWLAFFLRGVREVATDACAAAEKIPSLLEAHRALVERELPGKPSALRLVDALARSPVVTVKKIAELLEVTIPTANALAADFERIGLLEEVTGRQRDRVFRYGQYLSVLGE; encoded by the coding sequence ATGGACGACCTCGATCTGGACATCGCTGGCGGGGGGGAGGGAAACGCGGAGCGCCGGGCGCACCCGCGCGCCGGGGCCCTATCGCCCGTGAGCGCAGGGGGTTATCGCACCTTTGAGCCGGTGGGGTTGCCGCCGGTCGGGCTGGACCTGGGGCGGCTGGAGCCGGCGCTGTCGGCGGCCAACCTGGCGGTGGGGCGTCTGGACGGGCTGTCGCGGTTCGTGCCCTCGGTGGACCTGTTCGTCGCGCTGTTCATCCGGAAGGAGGCGGTGCTGTCGAGCCGCATCGAGGGGACGCAGGCGACGCTGGACGATGTGCTGCGGTTCGAGGCGGGCGCCACGGTGCGCGCCGACGACCTGTCGCGCGACGACGAGGCGCTGCTCGAGGATGTGGGCGAGGTGTTCTCGTACCTGCGCGCGATGAACGAGTGCCTTCGCCGCGTTCGCGCCGGCGAGCGCATCTCGCTGGGCATGATCACCGATGCGCACGCGACTTTGCTGGGCTCGGGGGGGCGCTCCGGGGGCTGCTCCGGGGGCTACTCCGGGGGTGGGCGCGTGCGCGAGACGCAGAACTGGATCGCGGCGCAGGGCGGGTCTCCCTCGCGCTCTGGCGTGGGGGACGCGATCTTCGTGCCGCCGGCGCCCGAGACGGTCGGCGCGCACCTGGACGACCTGTTCCAGTTCATCCGCGTGGATTCGACCGGGACGGGCGGCTTGCCCACGCTGGTGCGCGCCGGCGTGGCGCACGCGCAGTTCGAGACGATCCACCCGTTCCTCGACGGCAACGGGCGGCTGGGGCGCCTGCTGGTGACGCTGATGCTGGTGCGCGAGGGCGCGATGCGCGCGCCGCTGCTGTACCTCTCGGCGTTCCTGACGGCGCACAAGCCGGACTATTACGCGAAACTGACGGCGATCCGCGAACGGGGCGACTGGGAGGGGTGGCTGGCGTTCTTCCTTCGCGGCGTGCGCGAGGTGGCGACCGACGCGTGCGCCGCCGCCGAGAAGATCCCGAGTCTGCTGGAAGCGCATCGCGCGCTGGTCGAGCGAGAACTGCCCGGCAAGCCCAGCGCGCTGCGCCTGGTGGACGCGCTCGCGCGCAGCCCGGTGGTGACGGTGAAGAAGATCGCGGAGTTGCTGGAGGTGACGATCCCGACGGCGAACGCGCTGGCCGCGGACTTCGAGCGGATCGGTCTGCTGGAAGAGGTGACGGGGCGTCAGCGCGACCGGGTATTCAGGTACGGGCAGTACCTGAGCGTGCTGGGGGAGTAG